The following are encoded together in the Planococcus antarcticus DSM 14505 genome:
- a CDS encoding ATP-grasp domain-containing protein — translation MKLLYETVDARRNLGFIGELQHFGDFELIEWDDWSEGGLGLLVDKLAGDTVLFRARRPEVARHLEDHGIRLVNRAEVNRIANDKWQSYQLFLLLDVPTLPTYREATEFPCIVKTTNGHGGSEVWLVDAAEEIPDTSSPLIFQPVVQHQADVRAYVIGTEVVGAVKRSSSDSFKANYSLGGNIEKLIPTAAQEKDIIRIARALTSDYIGIDFLLLEDGRHLFNEIEDPVGARSFYETHQENIAKLLAEHMRKLEKHAPFRREDRPK, via the coding sequence ATGAAACTTCTCTATGAAACAGTTGACGCAAGGCGCAATCTTGGATTTATAGGAGAACTGCAACATTTTGGAGATTTCGAGCTGATCGAGTGGGATGACTGGAGTGAAGGCGGACTCGGGTTGCTTGTGGATAAACTGGCCGGTGACACCGTTCTGTTCCGTGCACGACGCCCCGAAGTTGCCCGCCATTTGGAAGACCACGGCATTCGCCTAGTGAATCGTGCCGAAGTTAACCGCATTGCTAATGACAAATGGCAAAGCTATCAATTGTTTTTGCTGCTGGACGTTCCGACCCTCCCGACCTACCGGGAAGCAACGGAATTTCCGTGCATTGTCAAAACTACGAACGGCCACGGTGGATCTGAAGTCTGGCTTGTGGATGCCGCTGAAGAAATTCCAGATACCTCTTCCCCACTGATTTTTCAACCAGTCGTTCAGCACCAAGCGGACGTTCGCGCTTATGTGATTGGCACAGAAGTCGTTGGTGCTGTCAAACGCAGCTCTAGCGACTCTTTTAAAGCAAACTATTCTCTAGGCGGGAATATTGAAAAACTCATCCCCACTGCCGCCCAGGAAAAGGATATTATACGGATTGCCCGCGCCTTAACTAGCGACTATATCGGCATCGACTTCTTACTATTAGAAGACGGACGCCACCTTTTCAACGAAATCGAAGATCCTGTCGGTGCCCGGTCGTTTTACGAAACACACCAGGAAAATATCGCAAAATTGTTAGCGGAACATATGCGGAAACTAGAAAAACATGCACCTTTTCGACGAGAAGATCGGCCGAAGTGA
- a CDS encoding type IV pilus modification PilV family protein translates to MKKYRQKNDEGLTLVEVLAAIVILGIFFVGIMTIFPQMTVFNAKTETKLDTMNLARQEMVNISGQTGWIGKRSIIDPSIYEDFKTVLAFKMPASGYAETAPTADYIRYEKVDGYRYEADVYLECQPFLKEEETSLKCNDPSLAQLHKIHLKVYDGNRVSSQTFSYIKFLVEKRVD, encoded by the coding sequence GTGAAGAAGTATAGGCAAAAAAATGACGAGGGTCTGACCTTAGTCGAAGTTTTGGCTGCAATTGTAATTCTTGGCATTTTTTTTGTGGGAATCATGACAATCTTCCCCCAAATGACAGTATTTAATGCCAAGACAGAAACGAAGTTGGACACCATGAACCTAGCCAGGCAGGAAATGGTCAATATTTCAGGCCAGACAGGATGGATCGGGAAGCGCAGTATAATCGATCCTTCCATCTATGAAGATTTTAAAACAGTACTGGCATTCAAGATGCCGGCATCGGGCTATGCTGAGACTGCACCAACGGCTGATTATATCAGGTACGAAAAAGTGGACGGCTACCGCTACGAAGCAGATGTTTACTTGGAATGCCAGCCATTTCTGAAAGAAGAGGAAACCAGTTTGAAATGCAATGATCCGAGCTTGGCTCAGCTGCATAAGATCCATTTGAAGGTTTACGACGGGAACCGCGTGAGCAGTCAGACTTTTTCATATATCAAGTTCCTTGTCGAAAAGAGAGTTGATTAG
- a CDS encoding valine--tRNA ligase translates to MTEQMSTKYDPQSIEKGRYDWWVDNKFFEAKPESGKTPYTIVIPPPNVTGKLHLGHAWDTTLQDILTRMKRMQGFDALWLPGMDHAGIATQAKVEGKLKEEGRSRYDLGREAFLEESWKWKDQYAGHIREQWGKLGLGLDYSRERFTLDDGLSKAVREVFVKLYEKKLIYRGKYIINWDPNTQTAISDIEVIYKDVQGAFYHMRYPLADGSGHIEIATTRPETMLGDTAVAVHPKDERYQHLIGKKVILPIIGREMEIVADDYVDMEFGSGAVKITPAHDPNDFEIGNRHNLERVLIMHENGSMNENAGKYEGLDRFECRKQIVKDLQDMDVLFKIEEHLHSVGHSERSGAVVEPYLSTQWFVDMKPLAAASVEAQKNDAGVNFVPDRFEKTYLHWMENIRDWCISRQLWWGHQIPAWYHNETNEIYVGHEAPADAENWTQDEDVLDTWFSSALWPFSTLGWPEENDDLSRYYPTDVLVTGYDIINFWVSRMIFQALEFTGEKPFKDVLIHGLVRDAEGRKMSKSLGNGVDPMDVISEYGADSLRYFLATASSPGQDLRYANDKVESVWNFANKIWNASRFALMNMEGMTYDQIDLTGKKSVADSWILTRLNETIEQVTEMAERYEFGEVGRSLYNFIWDDFCDWYIEMSKLPLYGEDEDAKKMTRSVLAYVLDNTMRLLHPLMPFITEEIWQNLPHQGESITIAAWPTVDESLTDQSQSSSMKLLMDVIRSVRTIRSEVQSPMSKKVPLTISAKDANTHAVLDANAAYIERFCNPETLTIGQNVEAPEKSMSAVISGAELFMPLEGLIDIGAELARLNKELEKWAKEVKLVSGKLSNERFVSKAPEAVVAEERAKQADYVEKHATVEKRIEELQNL, encoded by the coding sequence ACGCATGAAACGCATGCAAGGCTTTGACGCGCTATGGCTTCCTGGAATGGACCACGCCGGCATCGCGACGCAAGCGAAAGTAGAAGGTAAACTGAAAGAAGAAGGGCGTTCACGATATGATTTGGGACGTGAGGCATTTCTTGAAGAATCATGGAAGTGGAAAGACCAATACGCGGGTCATATCCGTGAGCAATGGGGGAAGCTGGGCCTTGGGCTAGATTATTCCCGTGAGCGTTTTACATTGGATGACGGTTTGTCAAAAGCGGTGCGTGAAGTGTTTGTGAAACTGTATGAGAAAAAGCTGATTTACCGCGGCAAATACATTATCAACTGGGATCCGAATACCCAAACAGCTATTTCTGATATTGAAGTTATTTACAAAGACGTACAAGGTGCGTTTTACCATATGCGTTACCCGCTTGCGGATGGTAGTGGCCACATCGAAATCGCGACAACGCGTCCCGAAACAATGCTTGGCGATACAGCAGTAGCGGTTCACCCGAAAGACGAGCGTTACCAGCATTTGATCGGTAAAAAAGTTATTTTGCCAATTATTGGCCGTGAAATGGAAATTGTGGCAGACGATTACGTAGACATGGAGTTTGGAAGCGGCGCGGTGAAAATTACGCCTGCCCACGACCCGAATGACTTTGAAATTGGCAATCGCCATAACTTAGAACGCGTACTGATTATGCATGAAAACGGTTCGATGAACGAAAACGCTGGCAAATACGAAGGACTTGATCGTTTTGAATGCCGCAAGCAAATCGTCAAAGACCTGCAGGACATGGATGTTTTGTTTAAAATCGAAGAGCATTTACATTCAGTAGGCCACTCAGAGCGGAGCGGGGCAGTGGTTGAGCCTTATCTATCCACACAATGGTTTGTTGATATGAAGCCACTTGCTGCAGCATCTGTAGAAGCACAAAAAAACGACGCGGGTGTTAATTTTGTACCGGATCGCTTCGAGAAAACTTATTTGCACTGGATGGAAAACATCCGCGACTGGTGTATTTCTCGCCAGCTTTGGTGGGGGCATCAAATTCCAGCTTGGTACCACAACGAAACAAATGAAATCTATGTAGGTCACGAAGCACCAGCTGACGCTGAAAACTGGACGCAAGACGAAGACGTATTAGATACGTGGTTCTCATCTGCCTTATGGCCGTTCTCGACACTTGGCTGGCCAGAAGAAAACGATGATTTAAGCCGCTATTACCCGACTGACGTGTTGGTTACAGGCTACGACATCATTAATTTCTGGGTTTCACGAATGATTTTCCAGGCACTCGAATTCACGGGTGAAAAACCGTTCAAAGACGTCTTGATCCACGGACTTGTACGCGATGCAGAAGGTCGCAAAATGTCCAAATCACTCGGCAACGGCGTCGATCCAATGGATGTCATTTCTGAATACGGAGCAGATTCACTGCGCTACTTCCTAGCAACGGCATCGTCTCCAGGGCAAGATCTTCGCTACGCAAACGACAAAGTCGAGTCGGTTTGGAACTTTGCTAACAAAATTTGGAATGCTTCCCGTTTCGCATTGATGAATATGGAAGGCATGACATATGACCAAATCGATTTAACTGGCAAGAAATCTGTTGCCGATTCATGGATCTTGACTCGTTTGAATGAAACCATCGAACAGGTAACGGAAATGGCAGAACGCTATGAATTTGGTGAAGTGGGACGCTCGCTTTATAACTTTATCTGGGATGATTTCTGTGACTGGTATATCGAAATGTCGAAACTCCCACTATATGGCGAAGATGAAGACGCGAAGAAAATGACGCGTTCGGTTCTTGCGTATGTACTCGACAACACGATGCGCCTGTTGCATCCATTAATGCCGTTTATCACAGAAGAAATTTGGCAAAACTTGCCGCATCAAGGCGAATCTATTACCATTGCGGCGTGGCCGACAGTAGACGAATCTTTGACGGACCAAAGCCAGTCTTCGAGCATGAAACTGCTGATGGACGTTATCCGTTCTGTACGAACGATTCGTTCAGAAGTGCAGTCTCCAATGAGCAAGAAAGTGCCATTAACTATTTCAGCAAAAGACGCCAATACTCACGCGGTGTTAGATGCAAACGCAGCGTATATCGAACGTTTCTGTAACCCGGAAACCTTGACGATTGGCCAAAACGTCGAAGCTCCAGAAAAGTCGATGTCCGCGGTTATCTCGGGTGCAGAGCTGTTCATGCCGCTTGAAGGCTTGATCGATATCGGTGCAGAGCTTGCACGCCTGAACAAAGAACTAGAAAAATGGGCAAAAGAAGTCAAGCTCGTCAGCGGCAAATTGTCGAATGAGCGTTTTGTGTCAAAAGCACCGGAAGCTGTTGTTGCAGAAGAACGTGCGAAACAAGCCGATTACGTAGAAAAACACGCAACGGTTGAAAAACGTATTGAAGAATTGCAGAATCTGTAA
- a CDS encoding VanW family protein, translated as MDNKLFGMTFAAVFGIAVFVFGAANAGAYAVDNWLFPTEEFGDNTYIGTTDVSNMEVESAKMMFAGQSETWRADAELDVTYQDATESYPLENAKILLDETVRNAENGSQNSFVFQLSADTTRSFLAENFPVAAFAEADVEAINTKLETALQEGQTKTQVAISDDSLSLTREKVADVVFPTSFSSLDSSTVIDALNGIQLAPGAQFSFLEFITELPLTDISDGELTQIASAIYGALLQTNFLVDERSIGSQVPALIPLGQEAAINRQLGIDLVFTNPNDSSFTLNLTNGSDYLNASISGYPFLYAYATGITEETDIQPRLIKQYSAFVTSGNQVDEKGLSGKSLTVIQTILDRDEAVEVKTVSNDFYPPVHRVEVYPLTQPAATEAAVPIAGEPGFVDANGDGIHDGTTTTPIAGQPGFVDTNGDGIHDGPTTMPTSGQPGFVDANGDGVHDGAPVTPTVPTIGQPGFVDANGDGIHDGMPATTVPTVGQPGFIDKDGDGVHDVPATTAPTEGKEHIDKKPVYDKGGKRITE; from the coding sequence GTGGATAACAAATTATTTGGAATGACCTTTGCGGCCGTATTCGGCATAGCGGTTTTTGTATTCGGAGCGGCCAATGCGGGCGCTTATGCAGTTGACAATTGGCTGTTTCCGACAGAGGAATTCGGCGATAACACCTATATCGGCACGACTGATGTCTCCAATATGGAAGTGGAATCGGCGAAAATGATGTTTGCCGGTCAGTCGGAGACGTGGCGTGCAGATGCTGAACTCGATGTTACCTATCAGGATGCAACAGAAAGCTATCCACTGGAAAACGCCAAAATCCTATTGGATGAAACTGTCAGAAATGCCGAGAACGGTTCGCAGAACAGCTTTGTCTTTCAGCTGTCTGCCGACACGACGCGATCGTTTTTAGCCGAAAATTTCCCGGTTGCCGCATTTGCTGAAGCGGATGTCGAAGCCATCAATACAAAGCTCGAAACAGCGCTTCAGGAAGGGCAGACAAAAACGCAAGTCGCAATCAGCGACGACAGCTTGAGCTTAACCCGCGAAAAAGTGGCGGATGTGGTCTTCCCGACCAGTTTTTCAAGCTTGGACAGTTCGACGGTCATTGATGCCTTGAACGGCATTCAATTGGCACCTGGAGCCCAGTTTTCATTTCTTGAATTTATTACGGAGCTTCCGCTGACCGATATCAGCGACGGCGAGCTGACACAAATTGCTTCAGCCATTTACGGCGCATTGCTGCAGACCAATTTCCTGGTGGATGAGCGTAGCATCGGTTCACAGGTACCGGCTTTGATTCCGCTGGGGCAGGAAGCGGCGATCAACCGCCAGCTCGGGATCGACCTTGTTTTCACGAATCCAAATGACAGTTCATTTACTTTAAATCTGACAAACGGCAGCGATTACCTGAACGCATCTATAAGCGGCTACCCATTCCTGTATGCCTATGCGACTGGCATTACAGAAGAAACGGATATCCAACCACGTTTGATCAAACAATACAGTGCGTTTGTGACCAGTGGCAATCAAGTCGATGAAAAAGGATTGTCCGGAAAAAGCCTCACTGTCATCCAGACGATTTTAGATCGCGATGAGGCAGTGGAAGTCAAAACGGTATCGAACGATTTCTATCCACCCGTCCACCGCGTTGAAGTGTATCCACTGACGCAGCCAGCGGCAACAGAAGCCGCAGTACCGATTGCCGGTGAACCTGGATTTGTCGATGCCAATGGCGACGGCATCCATGACGGGACAACTACGACGCCAATAGCTGGCCAACCGGGCTTTGTTGATACGAACGGCGACGGTATCCACGACGGTCCAACCACAATGCCGACATCCGGCCAACCCGGATTTGTCGATGCCAATGGCGATGGTGTCCATGACGGTGCACCGGTAACGCCGACAGTCCCGACAATCGGGCAGCCAGGATTTGTTGACGCTAATGGAGATGGTATCCATGACGGCATGCCGGCGACTACTGTCCCGACAGTTGGCCAACCTGGCTTTATCGATAAGGATGGAGACGGTGTGCACGATGTACCGGCAACAACAGCTCCAACAGAAGGTAAAGAGCATATAGATAAAAAACCCGTTTACGATAAAGGCGGAAAACGGATCACCGAGTAA
- a CDS encoding sensor domain-containing diguanylate cyclase produces the protein MGEKFTRKTILWSLWILIVPAGLAVVYHFFPPSVADPWNLLAYVLFFVLMSFMPMNINGASTFLVQWVTVALFLKYGIFIEILVSQLSMLIVLYRSRTNEAQSLRIPFNSLMFFSVSLVAGLAYMAAGGKIGSLELFDVIVFGLIFQVVLVFSNQIIYQLYDYTTGNRSKFFSIDAIWDFALMLVIFPYAIALYMFEAYIGIAALVLLGVPFLTMTAVMKMYNNSEQINIDLKKAGVIGHQLASRLEVEEVLDQFVVQVAKMFKVEYAYVIDYRDELQQFLRIYENDQLESHKISPVSYTKGVAGKVIVTGESFIYNEKTDWEDLVTGNLPADTQSLMVTPIARNNKTEGVLVLASKKKYAFAKHQLQILEILSTYFAVSIEKAGYMQKIIAKSERCGLTKLYNYRYLDESLESCIKEMNEGRLDQLSLVIMDIDHFKSINDRYGHQSGNDILIQLADILQEEIGDEGTIARYGGEEFVILLPDYSKELAMLLAENLRKRIEKHEFLIESDLAAERQQQTVHITMSIGVSTAPDDSDEGMALIRNADRALFIGAKQAGRNKVAAYSK, from the coding sequence ATGGGCGAAAAATTTACACGCAAAACGATTCTTTGGAGCTTGTGGATCTTGATTGTTCCAGCAGGCTTAGCAGTTGTCTATCATTTCTTCCCACCATCTGTAGCAGATCCCTGGAATTTATTGGCGTATGTCTTATTTTTTGTTTTAATGAGCTTCATGCCGATGAATATCAATGGTGCTTCGACGTTTTTGGTACAATGGGTGACGGTGGCACTGTTCTTGAAGTATGGCATTTTCATCGAAATCTTGGTTTCTCAATTGAGTATGCTAATTGTGCTTTACCGAAGCCGCACGAATGAAGCACAGTCACTTCGTATTCCTTTTAATTCACTCATGTTTTTCTCGGTATCATTAGTTGCAGGACTTGCCTATATGGCAGCTGGGGGGAAGATTGGCTCTTTGGAACTGTTCGATGTGATCGTCTTCGGCTTAATTTTCCAAGTAGTATTGGTCTTCAGTAACCAGATTATTTATCAATTGTATGATTATACGACAGGCAATCGCAGCAAGTTCTTTTCGATCGATGCTATTTGGGATTTTGCTTTAATGCTGGTAATTTTTCCTTATGCTATTGCACTATATATGTTCGAAGCCTATATTGGCATCGCAGCGCTAGTTTTGTTAGGAGTTCCATTTTTAACAATGACCGCTGTCATGAAGATGTATAACAACTCGGAGCAAATCAATATCGATTTGAAAAAAGCGGGAGTGATTGGTCACCAGCTTGCCAGCCGTCTTGAAGTTGAAGAAGTGCTCGATCAATTTGTCGTTCAAGTTGCAAAAATGTTCAAAGTCGAGTATGCCTATGTCATCGATTACCGTGACGAACTGCAGCAATTCTTGCGTATCTATGAAAACGATCAATTAGAGTCTCATAAAATTTCACCAGTTTCTTATACAAAGGGAGTTGCAGGAAAAGTGATTGTGACAGGTGAGTCTTTTATTTACAATGAAAAAACAGATTGGGAAGATTTAGTAACAGGAAATTTGCCAGCAGACACACAAAGCCTTATGGTCACGCCAATTGCTCGTAATAATAAAACAGAAGGAGTGCTGGTATTAGCGTCGAAAAAGAAATACGCCTTCGCTAAGCATCAACTGCAAATCTTAGAAATACTCAGTACTTATTTTGCGGTATCAATAGAAAAAGCCGGCTATATGCAAAAAATTATTGCCAAAAGCGAGCGCTGCGGGTTAACCAAATTGTATAATTACCGCTACTTGGATGAAAGCTTGGAAAGTTGCATTAAAGAAATGAACGAAGGCAGATTAGATCAATTGTCGTTGGTCATTATGGACATTGATCATTTTAAAAGCATCAATGACCGCTACGGACACCAAAGTGGCAATGACATTCTCATTCAGCTGGCTGATATACTCCAGGAAGAAATCGGCGACGAAGGAACAATCGCCCGCTATGGCGGTGAAGAATTCGTTATACTGTTGCCGGATTACAGCAAGGAACTGGCCATGTTACTGGCTGAAAATCTGCGCAAGCGCATCGAAAAACATGAATTCCTGATTGAAAGCGATCTTGCTGCTGAGCGGCAACAGCAGACTGTTCACATCACCATGAGCATCGGCGTATCAACCGCGCCTGACGACAGTGATGAAGGCATGGCGTTAATCCGCAATGCGGACCGGGCATTGTTTATTGGTGCGAAGCAAGCTGGGCGGAATAAGGTTGCGGCTTATTCAAAATAA
- a CDS encoding bifunctional folylpolyglutamate synthase/dihydrofolate synthase — MIIGLEQYKTKWNIHTDSAIHPGLGAIKAALEELGNPHHVGKFIHLAGTNGKGSTAAFLSAILQAHEHSVGNFYSPCIEDLHDQIQIDGKPISPDELASAMQQLSLVKTPLTDFELLTAAAFVIFQKRAPDFAIIEAGMGGALDSTNVIDPKIAIIPSISIDHTHFLGDTIDKITHHKAGIIKKWKPVIVGELPQEAMDIVQETADRLHAEVIQLNYLTDAPLKLKGAHQQKNASLALEAAKELLGLEFNEEKARHGLSAATLAYRFERVLPGVIFDGAHNKASVDALVATIKATFPGRPIHIVMGIFRDKDYAYILRQLETVSDHFTFIDFDNERALPARKLFDESRSERKTITNLCDILPVYGGKEETIVMGSLYLLAVLRNSGRSFFQHYQS, encoded by the coding sequence ATGATAATCGGACTTGAACAATATAAAACGAAATGGAATATACATACAGATTCAGCTATCCATCCTGGCCTAGGAGCCATCAAAGCGGCACTAGAAGAGCTTGGAAACCCGCACCACGTCGGTAAGTTTATTCATCTGGCAGGAACCAATGGCAAAGGCTCTACGGCTGCTTTTTTATCAGCCATCCTTCAGGCGCATGAGCACAGTGTCGGCAATTTCTACTCACCTTGCATAGAGGATCTCCATGACCAAATCCAGATCGATGGAAAACCAATTAGTCCGGATGAGCTCGCGTCGGCCATGCAACAATTGAGCTTAGTGAAAACGCCATTAACCGATTTCGAACTATTAACTGCAGCTGCATTTGTCATTTTTCAAAAACGAGCACCCGATTTTGCCATTATTGAAGCGGGAATGGGTGGAGCGCTTGATAGCACCAATGTCATCGATCCCAAAATTGCCATCATCCCTTCCATCTCCATTGATCATACCCATTTCCTCGGAGATACAATAGACAAAATCACGCACCATAAAGCGGGAATCATTAAGAAATGGAAGCCGGTCATCGTTGGGGAACTTCCGCAAGAGGCAATGGACATTGTCCAGGAAACGGCAGACCGGCTTCACGCTGAAGTGATCCAGCTAAACTATCTTACAGATGCACCTTTGAAATTAAAGGGAGCCCATCAGCAAAAGAATGCCAGCTTGGCGCTTGAAGCTGCCAAAGAACTACTCGGACTGGAGTTTAACGAAGAAAAAGCCCGGCATGGACTGTCAGCCGCTACACTAGCATACCGTTTTGAAAGAGTCTTGCCGGGTGTCATCTTTGACGGTGCCCATAACAAAGCAAGCGTTGATGCACTAGTTGCAACCATAAAGGCAACATTTCCAGGACGCCCAATCCATATTGTCATGGGAATCTTTAGAGATAAGGACTATGCGTACATCCTGCGTCAACTGGAAACAGTTAGTGATCATTTCACGTTTATCGACTTTGACAATGAACGCGCATTGCCAGCTCGAAAATTATTTGACGAAAGCAGGAGCGAAAGAAAGACAATTACAAATTTGTGTGATATATTACCTGTATATGGTGGGAAAGAAGAGACTATAGTCATGGGTTCGCTTTATCTATTGGCAGTCCTGCGAAACTCTGGACGTTCTTTTTTTCAACATTATCAATCCTAA
- a CDS encoding ATP-grasp domain-containing protein, with translation MTSCWVIYNGSLVSDKFADQARLVAEAAERAGIAVKILKNYETMMDLSVNLSIPDFAILLDKDILLGYFLKSRGVPVYNDPTVIDLCDNKATQYVQLAAQGLPMPRTIVAPKVYPNFSILDSGYFEKVIERLELPMIIKEGHGSFGMKVYLIETEEQFYEKVDSLRGIDFVFQEFIASSRGRDIRVNIVGGQIVAAMYRYSETDFRANITNGGVASPIKLTLAQKEMALAAAHAVDATFAGVDLLFGENDEPLVCEVNAAAHIRNILNVTGINVADAMIAYILEDLR, from the coding sequence ATGACGAGTTGTTGGGTTATTTACAACGGAAGCTTAGTTTCCGATAAGTTTGCAGACCAAGCCAGGCTTGTCGCCGAAGCGGCAGAAAGAGCTGGCATTGCCGTAAAGATCTTGAAAAATTACGAAACAATGATGGATTTATCAGTCAATTTAAGTATACCCGATTTCGCAATATTATTGGATAAAGATATCTTACTTGGATATTTTTTGAAAAGTCGTGGTGTGCCGGTTTATAACGATCCTACTGTCATCGATTTATGCGACAACAAAGCCACACAATATGTCCAACTCGCCGCACAAGGCTTGCCGATGCCAAGGACCATTGTCGCGCCAAAAGTCTATCCGAATTTTTCTATTTTAGATTCCGGCTATTTTGAAAAAGTCATCGAGCGATTGGAGCTGCCGATGATCATCAAAGAAGGCCACGGTTCCTTCGGTATGAAAGTTTATTTGATCGAAACCGAAGAGCAGTTCTACGAAAAAGTCGACAGCCTGAGGGGCATCGATTTTGTGTTCCAGGAATTTATCGCTTCAAGCCGCGGCCGTGACATTCGCGTTAATATTGTGGGTGGCCAGATTGTTGCTGCCATGTACCGTTATTCCGAAACCGATTTCCGTGCCAACATCACCAATGGCGGCGTAGCTTCTCCTATAAAACTGACCCTCGCTCAAAAAGAAATGGCATTGGCTGCGGCTCATGCTGTGGATGCCACGTTTGCAGGAGTCGATTTGCTGTTCGGTGAAAACGATGAGCCGCTTGTTTGCGAAGTAAATGCTGCGGCTCATATCCGCAATATTTTAAACGTTACTGGCATCAATGTGGCTGACGCTATGATTGCTTATATATTGGAGGACTTACGATGA
- a CDS encoding prepilin-type N-terminal cleavage/methylation domain-containing protein: MEIGEKGITMIELLAALVLVAVIAAAAWTAMSIGFKHSVVESSKTHIQQNANLITAKLSTAHRQSDSYSVKFENEQLMLKTCFVETGCGSYERVSDQNYDYSGTSINGTMYTGAVFAELTILPKEQHNPINLKMTLGKTSISIDTVLTRIITGIYKRGHENEVSQKSARLCVGHCTSDRSFIFKHVSNLYCRLDEPCETGTNHRCHQPCCSSRGNGDALLYVGFRAGAENAEAGDERSDAVKTERADRLHQISIGDSL, from the coding sequence ATGGAAATCGGCGAAAAAGGAATCACCATGATTGAACTTCTTGCAGCACTGGTTTTGGTGGCAGTCATCGCTGCTGCTGCCTGGACAGCCATGTCGATCGGCTTTAAGCATAGCGTGGTGGAAAGCTCGAAAACTCATATTCAACAGAATGCCAATCTCATTACCGCGAAGTTATCAACTGCCCATAGACAAAGCGATAGTTATTCGGTCAAGTTTGAAAACGAACAGCTTATGCTGAAAACATGCTTTGTTGAGACAGGCTGCGGCTCTTACGAAAGAGTCAGTGACCAAAACTACGATTATAGTGGCACGTCCATCAACGGAACGATGTATACCGGTGCTGTTTTTGCCGAACTGACCATCCTTCCGAAAGAGCAGCATAATCCGATCAATTTAAAAATGACACTGGGCAAAACATCCATCTCCATAGATACCGTCCTGACCCGAATCATTACCGGCATATACAAGAGGGGGCATGAAAATGAAGTATCTCAAAAGTCAGCAAGGTTATGCGTTGGTCATTGTACTTCTGATCGTAGTTTTATTTTTAAGCATGTCAGCAACCTTTATTGCCGGCTCGATGAACCATGCGAAACAGGAACAAACCATCGATGTCACCAACCATGCTGTAGCAGCCGCGGAAATGGGGACGCTCTACTTTACGTCGGATTTCGAGCGGGAGCTGAAAATGCTGAAGCAGGAGATGAGCGATCAGACGCAGTTAAAACTGAACGCGCTGATAGACTGCATCAAATATCCATTGGGGACAGCTTGTGA